atggcagagacgcatcccagcattcctcccgggaggggtaggtaaaactcctcgaaaaCGGTGACTGGATACGGCagcaaccggatggtatgaacgtcatggtagtaaccgaatggtagtaaccggatggtggaaactggatggtaataaccgggtggtatgagccggatggtaggaaccggatggaatgaaccggatggtatgaaccggatggcagggaagcatcccagcatccctcccgggaggggtaggtaaaactcctcgaagacgaaaaaccggatacgacacaacatccgcatggtgggaattggatggtatgaactggatggtataaaccggattgtataaaccggatggtagtaaccggatcgtagtaagcggatggtatgaaccggttGGTATGAACcgtatggtatgaaccggatggtatgaaccggatgatatgaacgggatggtatgaaccggatgatatgaaccggatggtggtgaccggatggtgggaactggatggtaggaaccggatggtagtaaccggatggtaataaccggatggtagtagccggatggtagcaaccggatggtagtaaccggatggtagggacccgatggtaggaacaggatgatgggaactggatggtatgaacccgatggtaggaacaggatggtatgaaccggatggtaggaacaggatggtatgaacctggatggtatgaaccggatggtatgaaccagatggtatgaaccggatgctagaaaccggatggtatgaactgggtggtatgaagtggatggtaggaactggatcgtatgaaccgaatggtaggaagtggatggtgggaactcgacggtagaaactggatggcgggaagcggatggtatgaaccggatggtggagactggatggtggagactggatggtggagactggatggtggagactgtatggtggagactggatggtgggaactggatggtgggaactggatggtgggaactggatggtgggaacaggatggtgagaaccggatggtagtaacgggatggtatgtaCCGGAatgtagtaaccggatggtatgaagcgaatggtatgaatccGATAGtgtggaccggatggtagaaaccggatggtagaaaccggatggtaggaacccgatggtatgaaccggatggcagggtaGCATCCCaccatccctcccgggagggggaaaggaaaaactcctcgcagacaggaacTGGATACGGCACCAGCcgcatggtatgaaccggatggtatatacctgatggtacgaaccggatggtatgaaccggatggtagtaaccaaATAATAGGAACgtgatggtgggaagtggatggtggagactgtatggtggtaactggatggtggagatcggatggtggagactggatggtggagactggatggtggagactggatggtggagactggatggtggagactggatggtggagactggatggtggaaactggatggtgggaactggatggtaggaactggatggtgggaactggatggtgggatgTTTAtagtgggaactggatggtgggatgtttatggtgggaactggatactacactaaccggatggcacacTAACTGCAAATTTGGAACAATcccaaacgaaaaaagaaaaaaaaaagaaggagaaaaatttttcatcgatTGTGAATGACATACATTTACTTAATCTACATAagtacatacaacatacaacatgcaacatacaacatacatacatacatacatacaaacatacaacatacatacatacaacatacaacatacaacatacaacatatatgcatacatggcACTTTACATGTCGCAttaatcttcttcttttcccgcAGCTGAAGTATGCATGAAAGACAAGGGCAAGAAATTCTGTGATCGCTTGCAATGTGCAGAAAAATATTGGCAATTGACGAAGGAACAGGGCAGCAACGTAAGCAGGGGATGGACTgtctatatatacacatatatacatatatatatatatatatgtatatgtgtatatatatgtatgtatatgtatatatatatatgtatatatatgtatacatatacctCCCCTTTCTATATAGAAGGAATTCTGGAAGAACCACGTCAGTGACAAATTGAGCTATCTCTTTAATTCGTCGACTACTAGTAGTGGCACCACAGGTGCGGATTGCAACAACCAGAACCTGGATAATGCAAGCAAAGCAGCATGCAAACATATTACAACATTGTTGCACAAAATGTACACAACCACAAATGGCCCTAACAAATTGTCTGAACAAATTATACAATGTCTTTTGTTAAAAGCTTAtgctgaaaaattaaaagaggaagccaaaaaaaaaggatattgtGACATGAAGGCGGGTATAGAACATGCTTTCAATCAAAGTAGAAGCATTATGGATAAAATATCTCAATGTGGAACTGGTGCTAATGGCAATAATTGTATTGAATGCACATGGAAGAATGACGACGACTATAACCAACTTGACAAATGCACGATTGGCAGCACCTCTGACAAAGTAAAGTCTAAAGTGGAATCAATGCTCGGCAGCAGCAAAAAAACCAAGGACAGCGGAATACAACAAACCTTGGCTACCTTCAATAAGGGAAATACCTTATGTGAACGTATACAATGTGCAGCGAAGTggtgggaagggaaaaacggGGGGAGTGGAAAAGTAAGTGGGCACACACGCCACCTGGTTGGGTAGTAAGGAATGGCAgttacatgtatacacatatatatatacgtatgcgtatgtgtgtgtatatacatatacatgtatgtatatatatgtacatgtatatgtatatgtatgtatgtatatgtatatatgtatatgtatatacatatgtatatatatatattacttcactTGCAGGGAGACTTCTGGGACAAGAATGTGAAGGCACTGTGGAATGAATTGGCAGGGAAAATGAAGGCAACTAAGGGAACAGGGAATTGGGATTGTAATACAGTGGATAGGGACACTAATAATGAAAGGGCAGCAACTCAGTCTGAAcagacggcatgcaaatttttgcatgccggcttaaaCTATCTGTACGATTCGTCCGCGACGACGGCGTCGTCGTCCGGGACGACGACGTCGTCGCCAGACGACATCTTaaagaacaacccatcgttaaGACaagcgatgggttgttttttacttcatgctTATGCTAAACACATGAAAGACAAAGCTGTTTGTGACATAGATGCTGGTATACAAACGGCATTCAAACTTGGGGAGGAACTCAGTAGAAGTAGTGGTACTAATGCTAACTGCAGTAATGGAAAATGTATTTCATGCCAATGGAAAGAGCGGGACTATAACCAatgcaaaattaacacaactgGCCAGCCCAATGgcgaagaaaagaatgttgaggaaaaattgaagggCATCGTTGAAAACGACAAGGAGGGCAACATAAAGGCAATGCAAaccaaaataaatggaatgaCATTATGTCAACGGTTCCAATGTATATCCGAAAGGTGGTTGAAGGAGACGAAAAGCCAGAATAAGGGAACACTGAACTGGGTAAGTAATGGCAGTTtcgtatacgtatatacttatgtacatacatatatatacgtacgtatgcatgtacatacatatatgtatatacgtatgcatgtgtacacgtacgtatatatacatgaacgtatatgtatgtgtatatatatatatatatatatttatattatttaattGTAGAAGGAAGTATGGGAACAAGTCAAAACGGAAGCCGCCACACTTGGCGGCGCTCTCAAGGGGGCAACATCTGACGATAAGAAAGGGCAGTTTGAACAGTACTGTAGTGATCTTAAGAAGGTGAATGGGGTacagaagggaaaggaggcttgcctccttatagcagcaggattaaaaaacctcGACGACATCACCGACAACGGCGGCACCAACGGTGCCGTTGAGGCATCGTTCAAAAGAACGATGcgttgtgttttattaaatgccattGCAGATAAACTACAAAGTAACGATTTTCCATGTAGAGAGGAAAGGAGTGTAGCGGCAGGGATAGATTATGCTTTTAAGACGAAGAATGATACTATTAAGGATGCAAGTGATGGCTGCAAGGCTGGTAATGATAAGTGTTTTAAGTGTGTTAGGGAGCGCCTCTACACTTGtcaaattaaagaaaatagCAGCACAGCGCTAGTAACGCcgttaaaggagaaaattgacTCAAagttgaaggaagaagatagTAACAGTAATAGTTCCTTAACGAAGAAATCTCTAACGaagaccatatgtaagtagacaccaccaacacaatCCTACTTCACAATTCCCGCAcaaccatcatcatcatcaccataGCCACCATCGAACCATTCTACTATCATCACCAATTCCaccttcccctccttcctttctttttattcctttttcttcttttcccttcacctttccacttcctttccttccattttcctttaacatcttccccttcccgCAGGTGGTGGTCAATGCAAAAACATGGGTAGTTTGTGTGCTCGTGCACAATGTGCAGGAGAGCAGTGGCTTGAAGACAGGGGGAAACCCGCAAACGGGGTAAGAGGGGCATGGACaattacacacatatacatgtatacagttacatgtatacatacatacacttacatgtatacacatatatatatacatatatgtatatacatatatatactgacatatatatacatatgtacgtacgtatatacatatatatattacttcaatTGTAGGATAAAGTGTGGAAGGAAGTCCAAAAGGAAATAACCAACCTTGTCACAGACATATCTACCAATGGGGGCACCGACGCCGACATAGACACTCTGTGCAAGGAGGTTAAATGCCCCAATGGTAATGCAGATGGTTGTGTGAGCAAAGCAACATGCAAACTTATTGTTAAAGCATTGAAAAGTGTACATCAAATCAAGAAAGAGGGAGCAGGTTCAGAAGCGGGCCAAGAGAATAATCGAATATTTAAATCTACTATGCGTTGTGTAATATTGAATGTACTCGCACAGAAATTAAGAGAACAGGCGGAAAAAGGTGGTTATGCTTGTGCCgtggaagaaggaataaagggGGCCTTTGATGCAGAGGAGAAGGAGAGTAATCGAAATAATTGGTGTAATAAGAATGGTAATGAGAAGGGTTCATGTGAGAAGTGTGAGAAACAGGAGTGTGTTGGTACTAAAATTGGGGAAAACATCTACCTATGGTCCAAAGTGATGGAGAAGTTAAACACTGACTCCAAcaccaacaacaacaaaatacaaccaacattatccaaaataaataaggaaGCCACTTTATGTGATCGCGTGAATTGTATAGTAAACCAATTAAACTCACCTGACGCAAAGGAGGACGCAAAGGTAAGCACAGGAAGAGGATGTCAACACCGTAAGCAggggaagaaaggaataataacaacatatatgcatatatatatatatatatatattcctttaCTTACAGAACAAATTCTGGACAAAGGATGGCGAAGTGGGACAACTATGGAATGAATTGTCCGAAGCAATGAGGAAGAGTGGTGGCCAAGAAAACGAAGGTCCATGTGGAATCATGGAAGATGGCACTGCCACTAGAAAAGCTACTGaccctgaaaagaaggcatgccAACATCTAACAGCAGGTTTCAACAAACTAAAGGAACTTACAACGAATGGATCGCCTAAAATCAATGGCAGCGACATCTTGGATAAGAACCCATCGTTGAAACaagcgatgggttgtttccttcttaaagaatatgcaaaacaaatgcaAAAGGACTCTAAATGTGTCATTGATGCTGGTTTAAAAAAAGCTTTTAAGTCATGGAATGATAATAAATCTCCATGCGCGAACAATTTTTCgtgcattaaatgtgaatgggaagaagaattGGACAACTGCACAATTAACACAACTAAAACAGATGGCACCGTCacccaaaaaaaagtgacGGAAATGTTAAAAACAGTACTTCCAGATAATGACACAACTGTAACTGACGCCCTaagagaaataaataaaatgcaaaacTTATGCGATTTCATTAGATGTGccgcacccaaatggttcaaaaacaAAATCGGGAATAAGGGTAGCCCCACgcagacttgggtaagtattactacaaacaacacaacactTAGGGGGTAGaatgaataaaagaaaaaaaaaaaaaaaattcatattccgggtttaggaataagattttagggtataagaaCAAGGTTGgagggtgctagaataaggctttaggggtattggtatgatgttcagggtatagaaagaaggttgtaggggtataagaataaggtcttagtggtatgggaataaggttctgggggtataggagtaaggttgtaggggtattagaataaggttgtaggggtattagaataaggttgtaggggtgttagaataaggttgtaggagtgttagaataaggttgtaggggtgttagaacaaggttgtaggggtgttagaacaaggttgtaggggtgctagaataaggttgtaggggtattggaatgaggttcagggtataggaataaggttgtaggggtgttataataaggtttcagggttcaggagtaaggtttcggggttagctttagttgcttcaaggggggagagaaaaaacacctcgcagacagggaccggatactacacaccaaccggatactacaccaacctgatactacaccaactacacatataaccttttctctttttttacagtgtcaATTTTGGGATGAAGGCGTCAAAACAACACTGACGAACTTGTTCACACAAATTCAAAAGGATGGAACAAAGACCAACAAGAATGGTATATGCACCActtttggtgatggtaatgaacAGAGTGTCGAgagaaaagcatgtaatcatatcacggCAGGATTAGactacattaaaaaaattggtgcTGCTGCGAAGCAGTCTAATGGTCAAGACAACCAACTGCTTCATCaagcagttggttgtattgctcttaacatgtacgctgatcaaataattgcaaaatCGAAAGATatatgtcccattgatgaatcTAAAATACAAGATATGTTTAATAAATGGAATGATCGAAATAAAAGTTCTTCGTCTTCGACTCCATGTAATGGTGGTAATAATGGTTGTTTTCAATGTAAGAGAGAACAAATTTCTGCTGATTGCCAGCTGAGCGTCGCAGACGCTCTGGTGGAAACATCAATACCATCaccaaatggacaaaattgcaataaaaacaaaactgACGCAATTAAAGTCAAAGAACAAATGACCAAACTCCTCGAATCCAACCACCAATCCCAATCCAACACCAACTCCATTAAATCCAACATAACAACCACCTTATCTACTATCACTAACATgacctcttctttctgtactcaactccaatgcgcagcaaagaaatggaaatcaGCGAAGAACCAACATAATAGTGGACAAAGCACCGATGTGAAATGGGTAAGGGCGGtagacaactacatatatatatatatatatatatatatatatatatatatatatatatatatatacgtgaacataaatgtatatatatataaatatgtatatgcatatatatatgtatgtatatacatatgtgtatacatacatatatattttttttttgttttcttcttttgtgctatgtttaggatgaaATGCTATCGGACATTCAGACTCAATTAACGAAACTTCTGAAACATATGACGCATCCTGATAAGCAGGCTGAAGTTGCCGACCTCTGCAATGACAAAGACGCTAATTGGAAGAATTTAGGCactaaagaaaaacaaacaaataaagcagcttgtttgcttttttctgcaggattaaaacacatttatgGCCGCGGTAAGGGCTCTGCTAAGGTCAATGTTAaggacccatcgtttgaacaaacgatgggttgtttattccttaaagaatatgcaaaacaattgaaaaaaatggcagaagaacaaaaaaagtataaggtACATCCTAATTGTAGCGTAGATTCGGGCATAGATTACGCTTTTAAACAAAGTAAAGACATTATGCAAGCATCATCTCAATGCAACGGGAATAgtaataattcttgttttgtatGCAAAATTGACAAAGATTATGATGATTGCCAAATTGGCCAAGACAAAGTAGGAAGTAAAGTTAATGAATTGTTCAAGAACGACCAAAACAAAgaaaacatggaaaaaacattagagaatacagtctgtcccatccttcttacggatatccttaccccttttcttcctttggctcctgtctctattggcctttctgctatggcttattacctttggaaggtaagataaaaaaaaaaaattaaaaaaaaaattaatgaaaaaaaaatatatatattttaatggacaaaattaattgttaaaaggaaaaaaaatttttttaatggttaaaaaaaaaaaacaattttaatggttaaaaggaaaaaaaaaattttttaatggttaaaaagaaaaaaaataaatgtgtaagaggaacatttcacaatcatTAGGGAAaacattcattcattctttttttttttttttttttttttttttgtagtattttggtcctcttggtaaaggaggaccacgttttagaagatctcctgctgaaattcctggttcatcagtacaggaacaagtccttgatcatgtgcagcaagatagttcacatgaatatcaactggtgaaggaacgaaaacctcgttctgctccaactagaacgaaacgttctggtcccgtgaatcgtcgaacgattattgaaattcattttgaagtgttggatgaatgtcaaaaaggggacacacaattgaaccagaaggattttctggaacttttggttcgagaattcatgggatctgaattaatggaagaagaacaggttcctatggaaggggttcctatggaaagtgttccaagtttaggttccgggtttatggtttagggttccggctttagggttccggctttagggttcagtgtttagggtttaaggtttaggattcagtgtataggaaaACGTATTTTGGGTTCCAGCATAAATTTTCAGCTTTTATGAGTAATGTTATATATTATGGGAGTTAGGTATGAGGGTATAGGTGTGAGGTATCACGGTATAAGAATACCTTTGGGAgttataagagtaaggtttagGCTATAGGAGTGAGGGTTCCAGGGtgtagaagtcagattccgggtttaggaataaggttgtaggggtattataataaggttttaagggtattagaataaggttctaggggtgttggaatatgtttccggggttagctttagctgctttagggggggagaggaaaaactcctcgcagacaaaccAAAACCGGAAACTGCAACATCCCGATAGGGCGAACCGCAAACTAAGGACCAACCCGAAAcgca
This DNA window, taken from Plasmodium knowlesi strain H genome assembly, chromosome: 13, encodes the following:
- a CDS encoding SICAvar, type I codes for the protein MTTASTSGNGGLLQGWLEKLREGGKLTSDATTITDKMKNDFDEAWNKLKSRLNAGESKEIQSLCADAKNLVKEGGPGKNVYLQELCKAAVVVRYFMSGLTSQYYSVSPETGIKPHEWYPRCIVGALALAELYGDHCKLDEVVQQISLKVEEKLGEHLGKKNLEHQLNKCSTVGIEDVLIGKAVLSNTIKEWTHAGREAARMSNWNGGPWRVRLPGRYWSHVCKQPPGQPHISDSERKKEYLEENKGSIVSFSGMGTTENKGAIMDELVSDKESLTLKDFKTLLQESISHGNTPNADSIVKNLKEKVQGNLAEVCMKDKGKKFCDRLQCAEKYWQLTKEQGSNKEFWKNHVSDKLSYLFNSSTTSSGTTGADCNNQNLDNASKAACKHITTLLHKMYTTTNGPNKLSEQIIQCLLLKAYAEKLKEEAKKKGYCDMKAGIEHAFNQSRSIMDKISQCGTGANGNNCIECTWKNDDDYNQLDKCTIGSTSDKVKSKVESMLGSSKKTKDSGIQQTLATFNKGNTLCERIQCAAKWWEGKNGGSGKGDFWDKNVKALWNELAGKMKATKGTGNWDCNTVDRDTNNERAATQSEQTACKFLHAGLNYLYDSSATTASSSGTTTSSPDDILKNNPSLRQAMGCFLLHAYAKHMKDKAVCDIDAGIQTAFKLGEELSRSSGTNANCSNGKCISCQWKERDYNQCKINTTGQPNGEEKNVEEKLKGIVENDKEGNIKAMQTKINGMTLCQRFQCISERWLKETKSQNKGTLNWKEVWEQVKTEAATLGGALKGATSDDKKGQFEQYCSDLKKVNGVQKGKEACLLIAAGLKNLDDITDNGGTNGAVEASFKRTMRCVLLNAIADKLQSNDFPCREERSVAAGIDYAFKTKNDTIKDASDGCKAGNDKCFKCVRERLYTCQIKENSSTALVTPLKEKIDSKLKEEDSNSNSSLTKKSLTKTICGGQCKNMGSLCARAQCAGEQWLEDRGKPANGDKVWKEVQKEITNLVTDISTNGGTDADIDTLCKEVKCPNGNADGCVSKATCKLIVKALKSVHQIKKEGAGSEAGQENNRIFKSTMRCVILNVLAQKLREQAEKGGYACAVEEGIKGAFDAEEKESNRNNWCNKNGNEKGSCEKCEKQECVGTKIGENIYLWSKVMEKLNTDSNTNNNKIQPTLSKINKEATLCDRVNCIVNQLNSPDAKEDAKNKFWTKDGEVGQLWNELSEAMRKSGGQENEGPCGIMEDGTATRKATDPEKKACQHLTAGFNKLKELTTNGSPKINGSDILDKNPSLKQAMGCFLLKEYAKQMQKDSKCVIDAGLKKAFKSWNDNKSPCANNFSCIKCEWEEELDNCTINTTKTDGTVTQKKVTEMLKTVLPDNDTTVTDALREINKMQNLCDFIRCAAPKWFKNKIGNKGSPTQTWCQFWDEGVKTTLTNLFTQIQKDGTKTNKNGICTTFGDGNEQSVERKACNHITAGLDYIKKIGAAAKQSNGQDNQLLHQAVGCIALNMYADQIIAKSKDICPIDESKIQDMFNKWNDRNKSSSSSTPCNGGNNGCFQCKREQISADCQLSVADALVETSIPSPNGQNCNKNKTDAIKVKEQMTKLLESNHQSQSNTNSIKSNITTTLSTITNMTSSFCTQLQCAAKKWKSAKNQHNSGQSTDVKWDEMLSDIQTQLTKLLKHMTHPDKQAEVADLCNDKDANWKNLGTKEKQTNKAACLLFSAGLKHIYGRGKGSAKVNVKDPSFEQTMGCLFLKEYAKQLKKMAEEQKKYKVHPNCSVDSGIDYAFKQSKDIMQASSQCNGNSNNSCFVCKIDKDYDDCQIGQDKVGSKVNELFKNDQNKENMEKTLENTVCPILLTDILTPFLPLAPVSIGLSAMAYYLWKYFGPLGKGGPRFRRSPAEIPGSSVQEQVLDHVQQDSSHEYQLVKERKPRSAPTRTKRSGPVNRRTIIEIHFEVLDECQKGDTQLNQKDFLELLVREFMGSELMEEEQVPMEGVPMESVPSLGSGFMV